TTGCctacaaataaaatgagaaacgtgtgtgtgtgtgtgtgtgtgtgtgtgtgtgtgtgtgtgtcatatgtgTCTGTCAGCTTATTTCATAGTATGGTTTGGTTAGATCAGAGGTTAGCAGAGGTGTCTCCCATGAGTGACTTTGTCAGCCAGCAAGATGTCACAGTGTCAAGCTAAATGCTTCCGCATCTACAATGCAGAACATAGGTAAAATTTAGGATTTCATTCCAGTCAGTCAGCAATTGTCTGGGTTTaaagacaaagggaaaaaataGTACATTTCTTGAATGACTCAAAATCTGATGAGGAATCCCATTAGGATATATCCAGGAGCTGATTGATGGCAGGAGCACTTAGCTGACTGGCCATCAAACACTCAAATCCCTGCAGAAGGTGTACACCTGCGTGCTCTAAACACCCAGCAGAGCCCCAGGCCACACCCAAAACCTGCGATCCAGAAACTGTGGTCTCATCTGCTGCAGGGTGCAATTCATTAACctaaattaatatatttttttgttctgttctatctttgttttcattgaatTGAACCTTTATAACAACATTGTCACAGCAAGAAGCTTAGTGTCTGTTTCTCTGCGGTTTTTGCACTTGATACTGGAATGCCTTATAAACAATGATATTTTTCCCTGTTGTATGAGATGGCAAGTTGAATTTTTTAATGGCAGtcataaacagaaatatttccTGATCCAAATCCCTCTGCCGCAGCCCACAGtagagagggaaagagtgagagagaacgTCATCTTTTATTTGCTCCAGCAGGATATCTGTTAGTGTAGAGTTTGCTGTGTCATGGGAGGACATAGCCAGACATCATCAGCACTACCCACAAAAATGAATGGATTGCTGATTTGGCGTGAGGGTGCAGAGAAGCAGAGCGGAGCCTCAGCGGAGTGCTCTGTTTGCCTGCCGGGCCTCGTCCTGCGGGAGCTCCAGGCGACCAGCAGGTGGATAAAAGACCCACTGTGGGCCGCAGATGGTGGACGGCCTGGgttggaggagggagacaggggTGGAGACGGACAGGCTCACAAAGACCCATCCATCCCCCCACCCTCGTCTTCAATTGACCCACATGATTCCTCTGCTACAGAAGAATCCCCAGTTGTGTGAGgctggagggaaggagggagggaggtagggGCGTCGTCCACACACAGCTGGGTTACAGCATCGAGGTCCGAGTCTCAGGGGGGAGGCAGAATTTACACTTAATGGAAAACGAGTATACCCTGTGACCTCAGCTTTGGTCTTTCCCCGTGTGGTAATTTCTGTCTCCCTTAACCTCTCGACTTCTTTTGCTTTCTGCCTGCTGACTGTCTCATGGTCTGCCTCTCACTTCTGCTTATTGGctgctgtcagagctcagaCCACAGCTACAGGTCTATAGTTGTCACAAATGAGAGCCTATTTAAACGCGCAGTCACACACAGTTTTGCTCTCCTCGTGATGTTTTATAACCTCTGTGAGTATAGGGCTTAGAGGCTGAAATATCTGTATAAATGTGCTTACAAAATACTGATATGACCTATTATATATTCTTTATGCTGCTAATCCACCCACAGTAAACAGAAACCTCTGAACGGCAGGTCAGGGAGTGTTTGCTTTCAGTAAAGCCCATATGCAGCAGCTTAGTTGTTTGATAAAGGGTGGTGGCTATATATAATACCATGTATTAAGGAGATGGAGGTTGTAGCGAGAGTGTCCTTTTCCAGCAGCATGGATGTAGCACTTCAGGTAGGTGGGACAGAATAATTGAAagtcctctgtgttttatctgtggCTGTGCAGCTCCTCACATAGGTCTCTAATTACCATGTCACCCAGAGATAATTCAGAAGACAGGATTGTTCACACacgcagatacacacactcacacacacacacacacacacacatacacccacccAATTAGCAGTGCTGAATCAATACGTGTCTGAAGGTGAATTCTGAACGATGCAAGgtagtctctgtgtgtgctgcttcCATAGATCCCTATGTATCCTCATGTTACCTGTTTAAATAGATGCTGTTTGTGTCAGCTTGTATTTAttggaggacagacagagagagagggatagtgtggatatgtgtatgtgcatggaAATGTCTTGGGCTGTGTGAGTGATTCAGCAACCCCGAGGGATAATGTATCTTAGACTAATGCAGACGCGCAGAAAATGTAGACCTCCAGAGTAAGCATGAGCCTGGTgggtgatatactgtatattatgaTTTACTGAGTGCACTCACGCTTCAGAGGATGAGCACTTTCCATTTTTAACACTTGATGAGCTTTTTGCCTCTTCACTATGCCCATACCAAATGTCCAGATATTTGATTTTACTGACCTATTGTTGTTTCTTCAATTAAACCTTTTTGGAATAAAATGCATCTGTAGTCTCAACTCTAATTGACCATAAGAACTGTAAAATCatcagtgtgttgtttgttcAGTCTGGCTCTATCTAACACTTTCTTATTGCTCAGTGCAGCCTGACAGCACAGACTCCTGATGAGGTGCTGCAAGCGTCTAGACTTCAAGATTTAGTTGATATCAGGtgccaaagaaaacatttataatACAATTCTAAAGTAGTTTAAGAATCATTCAAATTGGAAAATGGACAGACAGCTGAGTGATGAGCTTCACCATCAGTATCTGCTTGAGTACTCCTTCACTCCTCAGCAAGAGAGCCAGTatctaaatattttatcataCGAGGCAGATGCAGATGTGAGGTTATGCTCATATTCATTGACAAGAGTAGGGAATACATTCTTATCCTTGTTGCAGAATAGATGCAGGGCTGTGATTTTGCAGTAAATTGGTGTCAGTAGTGAAGCGGGGAGAGAGTTTAATCAGATCTGCACTAACTCTGTCATGTACGTTAAAATacaagttttcattttaagtttCAATTACAAGCAAATACttaatatttctttctttttcaatattttttcttcaagaATAGTACAAAATACAGTAACTATACATAATTTATATTTCCAGTGTATAGCAATGCTACTGACATAGCTCAAAGGATCAAACTGCATAGATTGTGATGATGTGGTGTCCAGAGAGTGAAACCTACTGACTTTGGTAATCcccttgacttttcctcttgctCCACCATGAAGGttgacatttattgttttaagtGAAATGCATGGATTACAATTTTTCCTTGAGCGCCATCATCAGATCAAAGTTGCAGTCTGTTCAGTACTTTTGTGTACTACTAAATACAAAACTGTAATGACATCAGTCTCacctgtactttgtgtttagttctTATTAGAAAATGTTAGCTTGCTGACACGCAAAACTAAGTTGATGAACAtggtaacattagcatttaagCATTGTAATTGTTAAGATGTTGCCCCTTAAGATGTTGCCCTTTCATATGTGTAAAAATACATACTTAAGTTGAATATGTATACTTAGAAAACTCGGGTGTCACATAgagcattaaaaacatttttctgaatgAGCTCAGAAAGATAAATCTTATTAATCACCCAGTCTCATCCAGTGGATAGAAAACCTACCACTCTGCTGCAAAAAAAAGTTGCCCAaatctccctttttttttttttaaaataaccatCTGGTGACTCCCCTCTGTTGCTTGTAACTGATTgttcaaaaaaaagaaaagaaaaaaagatgtgatgtGAGTTTTAACACTTTCCACTCATTCATACAAATCTAAAGCCATTACTGTGCCACTCCCAGTTAGATCAATATGGGAAATACTGCAATATTACACAGCCAGAAGGCCCAAGACTCGGGTGTAATCTTAGACCGGTGTTCGATAAAGAGGCATGCTGCCTATCCACTCTGTCATGGAAACATATTGATCTTTGAGTCTTTCAAGCCTATGGCCTCTGCTGCCTAAAGGAAGTGTAATGAACGATTCCCAGATCTTGAAAGGTTAATGTGTACAACATGTCTCCAGTATGTTCAGTGTCCACATTTTCTCAGCCTCTGTTTCTCCACTTGGCAGATTTGTCCAAGAATCGCCTCACAGAAATCCCTCCAGAAGTATGTCTGTTTGCCCCCCTCGAGTCTCTCAACCTCTACCACAATTGCATCAAGTGCATCCCAGAAGCTATCATCAATCTGCAGATGCTGACTTATCTTGACATCAGGTGAGTCACTGCTAACATTATACTTTCAGTTTGGgatgtttgtgttcagttttatATCTCTCAAGAGGTGCTTGTTCCCTTTTCAGGGTGAAAATGCTTACATGAAAGAGAAGCATTTCCCCTTTTGCTGAAACTCAATTCCCAATCACCAGATCCCCACAGTTACATGCTTCTGTATGCTGTTTTAAAAGTAGGTCAATGTTTTATCTTTCTCTACAGTCGAAATCTCCTGTCAGTTTTGCCAAAATACCTGTTCAACCTCCCCCTCAAAGTTCTGCTTGTGAGCAACAACAAGCTTGTATCCATCCCTGAGGAGATCGGCAAGGCCAAAGAGTTGATGGAACTGGTGAGCAGAGTGTATCTATATTCTTATCAGTGCATGTGAATTTATGTATATTGTTCAGCCAGGGTAATCACATTTCCTACTCTTTGCCTCCCCTTGCAGGACGTAAGCTGTAATGAGATCCAAGTGCTGCCAACTCAGGTGGGGAGGCTTCAAGCCTTACGAGAACTCAACATCAGGAAGAACTGTCTTCACATGCTGCCTGAGGGTCAGTCTGTCTTCATATGTTTTTAGAAAAtctctgtcattcatttttgaTAGTTTTGGCAAGCATGCCAATCCTCTTACTGCCAAGGATTACATtccacagtgtttgttttatgttggcTGTCATGTTGCATGCCACTCCATCCAAAACGTAGCAACCAAAACTGTCATTTCAACAAAAGTGAAGTATCTCTAAAGGAAGAAAGCATTGAGCCACACTTGAATGATTCttgacagtaacaaaacaaaccatGCAGCATCTTAAGGCTAAAGTGTAAATTGGTCCTGTGGCTATGAGTGAATTTACTCTGCTGAACTGCTTTGGAAAAAGAGATTTTGGGCTCCCCATTGCATGTTGAAAGCAGTGCATCACATTCAACAAAATCTCGTTATTAAATTCTTGTGTGGTCTGTTCTGGCAGAGTTGGCTGACCTGCCTCTCATCCGACTTGACTTCTCCTGCAATAAGATCACAGAGATTCCTCCAGCCTATAGGAAACTcaggcagctgcagcacatCATCCTAGACAACAATCCTATGCAGTCTCCTCCCGCACAGGTCGGTGCCTTCATTTCATGATTGTGTCTGTGCATATGAAATGGATGTGAAGTATATATGTGgtgtcacacacagagcacaaatGGTTTTTCTGGGTTTCCTGTATGTGGTTGACAGGTTGTTGGTGCCCTCACATTCTAGTGAACATGATACAGTTGCACCATCTAGTGGATGAATGAACATTAACACCAATCCAGACTCTGGAGAGACAtcttgtgtgcatttgtatgtttCAGATTTGTCTCAAGGGTAAGGTGCACATATTCAAGTACCTGAACATCCAGGCGTGTAGGATGGACAAGAAACCGGACACCCTGGACCTCCCTTCTCTTGGCAAGCGTTGCCTTCCGCAGCCTCTTACAGATAGGTACTGGCACATTTATTAAGTTATTTTGTAATTGTGAAATGAAGCATAATGCATGTTGCTTCAACGTTTTCTATATAGTTTTTTACTCTGCATGCATTTGTTCATGTATCACATCTACACCTAGTTATGTtacatatgtttttattgtgtaagGGTATCAAATGCTATCTTCTCAGCTGCACatgcaaattacattttttcattcacGATGATCAGAAACCCTAATAACcctgatgtttgttttgcttatttCCAGCATGGAAGATTTTTATCCCAGTAAGAATCACGGGCCTGACTCTGGAATTGGTAGTGACAATGGTGACAAGAGGCTGTCAACAACAGAGGTCAGCGCTCAAACACGCAACATTAACTGAAGGGCATCGTGTTTTACTCCTTACCAGAATGAAGCAGTTAGAGATACATAGATGTTTAAGTATACCTTGTGGAATTTTGTTTCTGATTAACATCAGCTAACAGATTTAGTTGTTAGCTTGCCAGTATTAGCCCAAGCTTAAGTCCACTCACTTTTTAACACAGCACATAGCTGTGTTAAAATATACATAGCTCACAAAATGAGACATTCCTGGGTTCAGGCAGCGGGATTCAAAAGCAGACTCTTCAGGCAAAGCATAAGAGGGTAGGACTCTCTGTACTGGGTCGAAATTCTGCCTTGCATTCAACACCAGAGAAGCAAAACGCTGgctgagggcagactggacaaaACAGGCCAGGCAGCACACATTCTGGCATGAAGGAAGCTCTCTGAGGCCGACTGGTGGACTCGTGGGGAATAACTGAATCTGAAATGACAAgagccatgtgtgtgtggtggtccACCTCTGTCCCAAACACAACTagcctccctgctgctgctgagccaaAGCATTGCGCTAGAAGGGAACAAATTTCACTATCCTTGACAGCAGAAATAAAGTCAAGTATAAATTCTGAGGTATTTGTGGCTGGACGACTAGAGCGGGCTGTAATTCTTAAGCTTCAGCTGATGGCAAGAAATGGGAACACTGACAGGGACAGTGTTTCTCCCACAAGATTAGAAAGGCAACAAGACAGATAAAACAGATGGAGGAAAGGTTGAATGAGGTGAAACTGTGAATTCTGCCATTGCTGCACAATCACTCATGTGGacaatttctgttttaaagtgACAATCATGCGCAAACATTTCTATTTAACTATCTAAAATAGGAACTAACAGACCAGCACAGAAGCCCATGTGAACGGAAACTTGAGTTCACTCCTCACTCTTTTCGTCTCCTGCAGCCCTCAGACGACGACACTGTCAGCCTGCACTCTCAGGTCTCAGAGACAGCCCGTGCTGAcgccctctctctcctctccaaaatGGACTCTTGCAAAGGTTACCGAAAATAAGTATCACATATTCCCTTTGACAGCAATAACAGAGACACGGGGTTGTTGAATGAAGTGCCTAAAATATGACAGTGTATGTGATCAACGCGGATGCTTCCTCCCTCTATCAGATCAGGATCTGTATGACTTTATAGAGCCCAACCCCGATGAGGATCCTGCTCTGTCAGAGTGTGATGGGCAGCAGAGCAGTCACGTGTCTTGTATAAAGGTATGAATCCATTAATGATCCATTACACACATTCGCACGCACATATGCTAGCTTGGGAAAAGGATGATGACAGACATGAAAGAAAGTGTGAGAAAGTCTGCGAAAGATAAaatcactttcttttctttgctcttCAACATGgcgtgtctgtatgtgtttcagGAACTGGAGAAAGTTCTTAATATGTCTCACCAAAGCAAAGATAAAGACAGCTGGAAAGAGGAGTCAGGGTGAGTTAATCATTAAATATATCAGTCAAGCAAATAAATTGCCTTGGCTGGAGTTTTAACAATTCATCTTTTACCTGACATGAAGACGCTTTTATTCTTGTCTTATCAGTTCCAAAAATTCATGGAAATCTTTTTTTTGCAAAGACTTGCAAAAATAGTTCTGGGGAAGGAAGGAGTTTACTGGCCACAGATAGATTTTAATGAGTCATCAGGGCTGCAGTGTTATGGAGCAGTAAAGTAGTTAACATTTATCTCGGATAAACTTGCAGTAAATAAAAATGGACATGTACAGAGATGttctccagctgctgttttggtGTGACTCTATATATTTTGAATTCACCTTGATTGTGGTAATACTGCAGCACTTCTGCGcaaaagaattaaataaaaaatgtttgtagATATAAAAGCAAAGGTTGGTTTTTCCTCAAATCAACTATTGTAAATCAGGAGATGCAAGCTTAGAGCACAATGAGCTGACTACTACCCACAGCCCTGGCTAGTGATTACAGTAGCTGGCTGCTTGATCAGTCAACTAGATGGCAAACCCCCTGGTATAAGCAGATAGCTCCTTTCATCACTAGCTGCAAATATACCCAGTGTGCTTCAGCTTGAGGGCTACTCCTCTGTGGTTGAGAGTTCTCTGCATCAACTGGTCTGTTTTGATGGAGAGGCCtgtgtatgtaaaaaaaattcagtTATGCAATGAAACAGCTATTCTTGGCTATTCTGAATAGCCCCAATGTGTGTTGAGGCTTTCAGAGTtagttgtgtttatttcttgGTTATATGGAGTCagctcttctctctgcagacattttattgGACCAGATTGCTGTATAATGTTGCCAAAGGTGAAGTCCTGACTCAAAATGGCAGGTTGTGTGTTGGCAATAACTTTGACTTTGAACTTGTTGCAGTTCTGACAAGGAGCAGCTAgttgaggaagaggatgatgagCTGAAGGAAGTGCTAGATCTGAGGAAGATTGCCGTGCAACTCttgcagcaggagcagcagaacAGGTGTGTGGTTCTCACTTCTCTTCTAGCAGCACAACTAGAAACACAACCCATCAGTTTAGATCTTCATTTGCTGCACTGCTGAAATCCACATTGCTTTCGATACTGTCTCTTTACTTGTCATCTTTACTTGTGTCACCCAGAGTTAGAACTCTCAGGCTTCTCAGTATGCAGATAAATATTTTTCCTTACATCCCCAAATTTCACTCCTTCAGCACCATGTgaccttttcctcctctgcaaaTCGAATTCTCACCACCTTtgcttcactgtctctctgtgtccacTCCTGTCCTTCCTCTTGCCTTCTCCTTCGATTCGCCTGCTGCACATTTGATGCACTGCTTCTAGACGACGGTCCTTAATTTGCAGAGCAGAGAGTCTTATTCACCGACGGAGAGTGACGGGCCGGGCACACAGGTAGAGGAGGGGGGACTTTCTTTATTGCCATTTAGAGATGCTTTGTACTGTATGCCACACTGGGTAGATAACCGCTGGTCATAGCCAGTCTCTGGTCTATATAGTACATAATTAATGCAGTTAAAATCATACATTCCCGTACAGGTTTCATGTTGTTTCTATTCACTGAatgtgtgaaaatcttaaaaGTGGAATCAGCTACTTTTCCAAGGTACTGGTTTATGCAAACTTTGACAGGTGTTGTGCAAATCAGTGCTGTTGCAAAAATGAAAAGCCCACAAACAGACATTCATAAATCCAGTCCCAGCCTTTGTGCAGATTAGTTTCCTTTTGTTGCTCAACTAATGAAATTTCTGTTGAATTTGACtcaactgttgttttgtttatttaggCCAGCCCCTTTCCTTTTAAACATCTTACTGTAAATGATTCAGCCTGGGAAAATTTGAAAGCATCATGTATCATGAGTTGTTGCCATTTCAACTGCCATTGTCCTCGCACAACACTGTAACTATGCCCaaatctctttctgtctgcaggttCCTAAGTCACTCTGGAAGCTCCAGCAGCAAACCAAGGCCCCCACCTCAGACTGCTCGAAGGTACGTGCTCAATTACATGTATGATACCATCATATGCTCAGTTCCAATGACCAGAAGCATTTACAATAGAACCACTGTTGAGGCCATGTGGTGATGATAACCAGAAACATTCCAATTTATCTACCCTGCCCTGTAGCTTGTGAAAAAATcatacacaaaaaaagaaaaaaatctgacgcaaatattagaaatatatatgaatatatatatgaatatatgtagCTATATTGGATCCTGATATTACAGCCAAACAAAGGCAGTAAGATAGAATATTTTCTAACTTAACCTGTTACCTGTGTTTTATcctttagtctataaaatgtcaaaaatagtgAAGATTGCTCTTTACAATTCCTAATCATGAAATCTTTTTGACTGATCCAAAACAATACTAcatttgaaataatataaaacagaaaaacagcagcttctcatattttagaagctgaaaaaaggaaaagtgtcTGGCGTTTCTGAGCAAAAGCAAAAGTTTAAGGCACTTTGGATGttgcataaaaacatttgtcttAGACAGTTATTTTCTGCATTGGTGCGTCaatatgaaatattacattttggATTTCCAAACATGTGTTTTGCAATAGTGAAATCTTTTGTGTGCTATATAATAACAAAGTAACAGACCACCTTCCACATATGTAACTCAAGGAATTTGTAGCCATGTagtccaaacaaacaacaaaaccacaaaaactacaaaaacaaacaggtgttAATGAACAACACCATAATATGTAGGTTGAACAAAAATGAGTTGCTGAAACAGGAAAAGCTCTGTAGGGTGAATAATACTGAGTGAGGGACAGCCAGACTAAAAAGGTGAGCTTACTGAAGACATGATGTTCTCATCTAAAATTTTACACCATGGCAAGAATAAACATACAAGGTGAAGATACAAGGTGGTCATCCTGCATAAGCAACATGTGCTGCCCAAGCTCCTCTGCAGAAGCACAAagaaatgagaagaaatgaGAAAGGTGAAAATGCAGTGGCAGTGCAGCAGACGAGACACACCTTAAGCTGGCTTGCGTTCAGCATCAAATCTATATATGTCAATCAGCACTGTCATCTCAGAGCTGGCAGAAGCTTATGGGAAATTATGGGAAAGCTGTAGGTCTTGACAGCTTTTGAGGGCGTGTGCCCAGGGAACATGTGGACCAATCAACACACCTTCAATCTTCACCACCTCCCCGAGTCACCACCACCGTACCAGTGCTGAGGAAGTTGCCAGTGTCAAGCCGTGACGACTACTGCCCTGTAACCCTGTAGAGGCACCACAGAGGGCGTCCTGACCAGCTGCATCGCTGTCTGGTGCAACAGCTGCACTACCTCAGACCTGAAATTCCTGAGAGTGGTGAGGATGTTTGAGCTTTCAGCTACACAGGGCTTGTACAGAGACACTATCTGAGCACAGCCACCGGAATTGCCAGAGACTGTCCACACCCCTTCCACTGACTCTTTATCCTTCTGCCCTCTGGCAAACGCTGCTGCAGCATGTGGTGCAAGACTGCCAGGCTCTGCAAGAGCTTCTCTCACAGGCTGTCGGACTCCTCAATTACCTTTTAAATACATAGACAAATTGCCAGACTGTCAGaactgtgtcacacacacagtgactgactgaaaacataTATTCAACTCTCATTAAAAAAATTGCTGCTAATATCTTTTACAGTGTGCAGTAAGTCAGTGctttattaattatttcagtGCTTTCTTAGTGTACACCAGTGTTAATGCTCACATACTTTTATTGTGCACAAAGCCAAATGTTATGATTGAAaatttgttatttgttgtgCAGTATTTGTTATATCTCACATATGTCAATCATTTGCACATTAAGCTACGAGGAACACAATTGCATTCTTCTGTGCACTCCTTGTTGTACGGTCTGAATGACATTTAAGTTCACTTTGACATTTACTACAGTCCAAACACGTCTGTCAGGTCTTTATGGAAGACTTGCAGTCAAAAAGCAGTTTCTTTGTGTAGTGTAAAGAAAGCCAAGTGACACACCtctaaacaaaaacacaggaatgGCAGCAGGTGTTCAGGACAGAATTAGTGGTCTGAGAGGTACTGAGAGGTACAGGCAGATTAAGAACTACAGTATATTCAGCAATAAGAAGAATGAgcagtcctgcaacagatggtctggctCTCACATTGGCCTGATCATAATATTATGGAGTCAGCCTGGGGTTATATGAGGAGACGGAAAATACTGAGACAGCCTAAATCCACAGAGCTGTGCaaacttctccaagatgcttggaACAACGTACCTGCCGTCTACCTTGAGAAACTATGTGCGAGTGTACAGAGATCTGATGCTCCTCCAAAGGCAAAGGGTGGTCACACCAGATATTAATTTGATTTAGGGCCTTTCTGTTTCCTAggcattaaataaaataaaacttattcatggcattatttttgaaagcgTTTTTTCACAAGAACTTAAAATGTTTGCACAGtgctgtgtgtatacagtatattctctTGAGACCTAGTAAAATCAGAGTTGTCGTGTCTTTGTTCTAGTGCTTCTCTGGATGAAGGAAGTAGTGGAGCATCAGTGCTAAGTGGACAGGTACAAACAGTTTGTGTCTCACATTCCTTGTGTGATATTTCCTCTTTGGAGTGTGCCCAGAATTACTCTAATTTTAActctctgctttttttaaaGCCATCTTCTTCCTGCTCCTTTGATGGCAGTCTGAAGACAGATCAGTCAGATTCTGAGCCGAAGTGGCCCGAAGTCCCGCCCGTCCTCAATCAGAATGAGGACCGCAGGAGGAACAAATACCTGAGAAAAGATTATCTAAAGGTATCAACGTGCACGTGTTGCCATAACTGCAGTGGTCTAATTTGTGGTCTGAAAAATGTCTGAGgagtggtgtgtatgtgtgctgttgCTGCAGCGCAGGTCTACTAAATGTGTATCAGGGAACATTTAGGAGACATTTGAGAACATTTGAGAAAGTTTTCTCAAGAAAGTCATTTTGAACAGACTTGAAAGAATGTATGATGATCTCTAGTCGTtcttttatcattatcatccCACCCACATTATTTACATCGGTATGTCAACAACAAAAGCCACCTCAAGCAGTCATCCGCCCTGTCCTACTGTAAACCGTGaatacaaaagaaacaaaacaaccgtaaaaaatatctgtttttccttttatgaCAGTACAAGTGTCAGAGTGCTCGGAAAAACTCCAGCGGCAATGATGACTGCGAGGTGGGTGTGAGAAACTTCCCATACAGACAAATACCACCAAATATCATATAATCTCAAAACATCTTTCAACAATACTTCAATGCTCCTCTTGGAATTTAACAAATGTTTACTTTTCAGGAGGGCTTGCGCAACACT
The DNA window shown above is from Lates calcarifer isolate ASB-BC8 linkage group LG20, TLL_Latcal_v3, whole genome shotgun sequence and carries:
- the lrch2 gene encoding leucine-rich repeat and calponin homology domain-containing protein 2 isoform X2, with amino-acid sequence MRMGGETAAVRCYYCKSNFFFTKMASSQGGVGAVTALQSHHYSSGPHWSPGVSQFQHQQQQHHTARSLDRALDDAVCSGILNLSGRKLREYPGMSYDLTDTTQADLSKNRLTEIPPEVCLFAPLESLNLYHNCIKCIPEAIINLQMLTYLDISRNLLSVLPKYLFNLPLKVLLVSNNKLVSIPEEIGKAKELMELDVSCNEIQVLPTQVGRLQALRELNIRKNCLHMLPEELADLPLIRLDFSCNKITEIPPAYRKLRQLQHIILDNNPMQSPPAQICLKGKVHIFKYLNIQACRMDKKPDTLDLPSLGKRCLPQPLTDSMEDFYPSKNHGPDSGIGSDNGDKRLSTTEELTDQHRSPCERKLEFTPHSFRLLQPSDDDTVSLHSQVSETARADALSLLSKMDSCKDQDLYDFIEPNPDEDPALSECDGQQSSHVSCIKELEKVLNMSHQSKDKDSWKEESGSDKEQLVEEEDDELKEVLDLRKIAVQLLQQEQQNRRRSLICRAESLIHRRRVTGRAHRFLSHSGSSSSKPRPPPQTARSASLDEGSSGASVLSGQPSSSCSFDGSLKTDQSDSEPKWPEVPPVLNQNEDRRRNKYLRKDYLKYKCQSARKNSSGNDDCEEGLRNTDFSTTLTVFGLKPRSAFTRGSRQEYSSTDPSFTMRRKMEHLREEMEQIGLLRQNIESRLKVLLPDDVGAALMDGVVLCHLANHICPRSVASIHVPSPAVPKLSMAKCRRNVENFLDACKKLGVPQDKLCLPHHILEERGLVKVGVTVQALLDLPALKPTQLSAV
- the lrch2 gene encoding leucine-rich repeat and calponin homology domain-containing protein 2 isoform X3, with the translated sequence MRMGGETAAVRCYYCKSNFFFTKMASSQGGVGAVTALQSHHYSSGPHWSPGVSQFQHQQQQHHTARSLDRALDDAVCSGILNLSGRKLREYPGMSYDLTDTTQADLSKNRLTEIPPEVCLFAPLESLNLYHNCIKCIPEAIINLQMLTYLDISRNLLSVLPKYLFNLPLKVLLVSNNKLVSIPEEIGKAKELMELDVSCNEIQVLPTQVGRLQALRELNIRKNCLHMLPEELADLPLIRLDFSCNKITEIPPAYRKLRQLQHIILDNNPMQSPPAQICLKGKVHIFKYLNIQACRMDKKPDTLDLPSLGKRCLPQPLTDSMEDFYPSKNHGPDSGIGSDNGDKRLSTTEELTDQHRSPCERKLEFTPHSFRLLQPSDDDTVSLHSQVSETARADALSLLSKMDSCKDQDLYDFIEPNPDEDPALSECDGQQSSHVSCIKELEKVLNMSHQSKDKDSWKEESGSDKEQLVEEEDDELKEVLDLRKIAVQLLQQEQQNRFLSHSGSSSSKPRPPPQTARSASLDEGSSGASVLSGQPSSSCSFDGSLKTDQSDSEPKWPEVPPVLNQNEDRRRNKYLRKDYLKYKCQSARKNSSGNDDCEEGLRNTDFSTTLTVFGLKPRSAFTRGSRQEYSSTDPSFTMRRKMEHLREEMEQIGLLRQNIESRLKVLLPDDVGAALMDGVVLCHLANHICPRSVASIHVPSPAVPKLSMAKCRRNVENFLDACKKLGVPQDKLCLPHHILEERGLVKVGVTVQALLDLPALKPTQLSAV
- the lrch2 gene encoding leucine-rich repeat and calponin homology domain-containing protein 2 isoform X1, yielding MRMGGETAAVRCYYCKSNFFFTKMASSQGGVGAVTALQSHHYSSGPHWSPGVSQFQHQQQQHHTARSLDRALDDAVCSGILNLSGRKLREYPGMSYDLTDTTQADLSKNRLTEIPPEVCLFAPLESLNLYHNCIKCIPEAIINLQMLTYLDISRNLLSVLPKYLFNLPLKVLLVSNNKLVSIPEEIGKAKELMELDVSCNEIQVLPTQVGRLQALRELNIRKNCLHMLPEELADLPLIRLDFSCNKITEIPPAYRKLRQLQHIILDNNPMQSPPAQICLKGKVHIFKYLNIQACRMDKKPDTLDLPSLGKRCLPQPLTDSMEDFYPSKNHGPDSGIGSDNGDKRLSTTEPSDDDTVSLHSQVSETARADALSLLSKMDSCKDQDLYDFIEPNPDEDPALSECDGQQSSHVSCIKELEKVLNMSHQSKDKDSWKEESGSDKEQLVEEEDDELKEVLDLRKIAVQLLQQEQQNRRRSLICRAESLIHRRRVTGRAHRFLSHSGSSSSKPRPPPQTARSASLDEGSSGASVLSGQVQTVCVSHSLCDISSLECAQNYSNFNSLLFLKPSSSCSFDGSLKTDQSDSEPKWPEVPPVLNQNEDRRRNKYLRKDYLKYKCQSARKNSSGNDDCEEGLRNTDFSTTLTVFGLKPRSAFTRGSRQEYSSTDPSFTMRRKMEHLREEMEQIGLLRQNIESRLKVLLPDDVGAALMDGVVLCHLANHICPRSVASIHVPSPAVPKLSMAKCRRNVENFLDACKKLGVPQDKLCLPHHILEERGLVKVGVTVQALLDLPALKPTQLSAV